From Pseudodesulfovibrio nedwellii:
TGACTGGCGACTGCCCAACATCAAGGAGTTGCAGTCTATCGTTGATTATTCGCGCAGTCCTACCGCAACAGGTTCAGCAGCAATTGATCCGATATTTGGTGTGACAGAGGTGGAATCCTATTTTTGGTCTTCCACCACACATTTGGACGGGCCAAAGCCCAGTCATGCGGCGTATGTCGCATTCGGACGCGCCATGGGGTACTTTGCACCGCCGAGGTCCAGTGCAACCAAGGAACTGATGGATGTGCACGGGGCCGGAGCACAGCGTAGCGATCCCAAGGCCGGTGATCCGTCACGCTATTCGCAGGGTCACGGTCCGCAGGGGGATGACATCCGTATCAATAATTATGTTCTTTGTGTGTCCGGTGGAGACGTGGAATATTACGAGCCGTCAAACGACCGTATCCCTGAGTGGAAGGGAGGGGCAGGCGGCGACCCAAATCAACCCAAGGGCAAGGGCCAAAGCCGACGAGGCGGTGTACCGCAAGAGGCTTTCGACGCATGTAACAGCAAATCATCTGGGAGCAGATGTTCGGTTCAGACTCCAAGAGGTACTGTTTCTGGCATCTGTGTGGATACAGATGAAGGAATAGTGTGTGTGCCCAGGAAAGGTGGTGGCAGGCGGTCTCGGCAGTAAATTGAATTCCCCTGACTCAACACCCTCCCAGTTTTGAGGCAGAAAACGGCGCACCATGATTTCATGGTGCGCCGTACTTTTTGTTTGGAATGCGATGTTAGGCTGAAGCGTCTGTATCTTCTTCGATGACCTTTTTCAGACGATCTTCAATCATCCGAATGTGGAGACGTAGGGAATAGATGTAATCCGTGTACGAGAGTGGAACCGAGGTTTCCAGAACCTTGCGGTCCATGCGTTCCAATTGGGCAAGCATTTTTTGGGCATCCTCAGTGTTTTTCATTTCATACGCTTCCATATCCAGCTTCTTAAGATGCTTGTACCACTTGAAAATACGGCGTCTGATCTGCCAACGGTACGCTGGTGGCGTGATCTTGAATAGCGGGAAGAGCAGTGTCAGCAAAGGGATAAGCAGGATTTTCAGTCTTTCCACAGTTATGGCGAGCTGGAACGGGAGATATCGCATGAGGAACGGAGGGCCGGATTTATAGAAATTCACGGCTTCGCTGCTGAGCGGGAAAAGTACGGATTCATCGTTCGGGAACGTGTCAGGCCGAGCAAACATGTCTCCTTTGGAATGGACTGAGTCAGCGGCCAGCAGGAACAGATATTTGATGGCTGGATGCAGGTCTTCCCGCACTACCAAGTTCGCCGAGGGGGCGAGTAGCGAGATGTCCTTGCTTGGCAGATTCTCTACCAGATCAATGCCGCCTTGAGGCAGTGTCAGTTTTTTTAAATAGTGATGGGTACGAGCATAAGTTTCGGCTCGTTGGAAGGAATACAGCGCAATCTTTTTTCTGGCATGAATGAGTTCATTCACAGCTTTTGAATCAATTCCGGCAATGGTCACCAGCGCATCTATTTTGCCTTTCATCAACAAGGGGATAGCTGCCGAAGCTCCGGCTTCCACCAATTTTGCGTCTTCGATTGTGACTTCATTTTCATCCAAAAGGGTGGTCACCAGATGATTGGTCCCGCTGCCTTTGGTGCCGACTGCGATGGTGTGGCCCTTGAGGTCAGCCAACGTTTTTATTTTGAAGTGTTTTTTATGGAACAGCCAGACGGGTTCGTAATAGAGGCTGCCCAGACTTTGTAGGGTCGGATGTTCCTCTGGGGTGGTGATGCCGCCCTGCATGAGCGCGGCCTGTACATCGATTTCCGGGTCGCTGATGCGTGCCAGATTGTCCATGGAGCCGTTGGTTTGGATGATTTCCAGTTCATACCCGTGTTTGGCGAAGAACGCTGCATATTGCTTGGCATATCCATGGTAGGCGCCGCCAGGGCCACCTGAAACAATGGTCACTTTGCTTGGCGGTAGTGGGTCTACGAATTGGAAGGCGAACCAGAGGGCGCCGGCCAGAACTCCTGCGGCCAGACCATAAATAATGACTGACATGAGCAGGTGGGACTTGAGCATCTTTATGAATTTGGCGAGGTATGGATTTTTCATGATTGAATGAATGTAAAGAAATCATGAAGAGGAGACAAGTCTCTTTATGTTTCGGGGTGGATGTCTTTATGGAGAGGCGTTGCGTGCTTCGCAGTAGGGATTCATTCGTCATTATTACAAAGGTATCGTCTTTATGGCGTCCTGTTTTTTTTGCCTCAACAATGGTTCTCCCCATCGGGGATTGAAACCTCGGCTTCTTCATGTCCATTATACAAAATAAACCACCTCAACCTTGCGAAACAACACATTTATGGGTAGTGCTATTGGTGAATCACCAAACTTAATTCATTGCAACAAAGGCCAACACCATCTCATGCCCAAGCTGAAAACTCTCCTCATTCACCCTGACCCGGAAGTCCGCACAGCACTGCGTGATGTTTTGGATGAGGTCCCGTTCATTCAGGTGCTCGGCGAGGCTGTGACAGCTTTCGAAGCCATGGAAATGCTCGAATCCATTCCATATGGCGTGTTTTTTCTCGGCATTGATCTGCCGGGCGGAGCCAGTGGTATTGAGATGGCCCAGATGCTTGGTGGGCGCAAGAATAAGCCCGCATTGGTGTTTATTTCGGATTCCGAAGGGCAGGCTTATTCCGCCTTTGAGTTGGGGGCCACGGATTATCTACTTTGGCCTCCTGCTCCTGGCCGCATGGCCCGGACAATGGATCGTCTCCAGACGTTCAAGACTCGGTTTCGTGAAGTGCCGCCACCAGAGCCGCGCATGGATGAGGCGGATGACGTCCCGGATGAAGGTAACGAGCAGACTGTCAAGTTGCCTCTGCCCGAAGATGAGCAGGATTCCTTTCTGGCCGCACTCAAGGCCGCATGGGATCAGACCGCCAATCGCAGGCCGGAAATTGATAAGCTTGCCGTGAGTCAAGATGGGCGGACCATTCTTATCCCGTATGATCAGATTATTTTTGTGGAGGCGTTTGAGGATTATTCTTACGTCCACACGGCCAATCAAAAATTTCTTTCGTCCCACCGTCTCAAGAATCTTGAAGACCGGCTGGGACCGCACAGGTTTTTCCGCGTGCACCGCAAGTATTTGGTGAATCTCGACATGGTCACGGAAATTGCCAGCATGCCTGGTTCCAACTTCATGTTGCGCACGGCAGGTCGGACTCGCATTGAGTTGCCGATCAGTCGGCGGCGCATTGCTGAATTGAAGAAGATCATCGGGCTGTAACCGTTTAACGTGCTCGGGCAACCGCTGACCGAATAAGGCGGGAGTTGCCGGGATAAATTGATATGAAAGAGACTCGCCGAACCGTTTTGCGGCGAGGAGGAAATATGGACCAGTCAGGAACAGTAGACAGCTTGTTGCAGGAAGAGCGCGTTTTTCGTCCCCTTCCGCAATTGGTTATCGAGGCCAACGTCAATCCCCAGGAATTGGAGGCTGCGCACAAATTCGCACGCATGGACTCCCTTGGTTACTGGGAGGAGGCTGCTGACGAACTCGATTGGTTCAAGAAGTGGGATCAGGTGCTCGATGACAAAGACGCACCATTCTATCGCTGGTTTCCCGGCGCACGATGCAACATTGTCTACAATGCGCTCGACCGGCATATCGAAACAGCCAACAAAAACAAGCTTGCCCTGATCTGGGAAGGTGAACCCGGTGATCAGCGGAAATATACCTATTTCGAACTCTATCGTGAGGTGAATAGGTTCGCTAATGCTTTGCGTTCACTCGGTATCCGCAAAGGCGATCGGGTGGTTATCTATATGCCGCCGCTCCCGGAAACCATCGTTGCCATGCTGGCCGCTGCCAAGATCGGGGCCATTCATTCTGTTGTGTTTGCTGGATTTTCGGCCAAGGCATTACGTCAGCGTATCAATGATGCACAGGCAAAGCTGCTTATTACTGCTGATGGATTTTATCGCAACGGCCAGATCGTCAATCTCAAGGAAACCGCTGATGAAGCACTGGTCGGGGCTTGTGCCGACTGTGTTGATTCCATGGTTGTGGTCCGTCGCTGTAATCTCAGTGTGGACATGATGGATGGTCGTGATTTTCAATACGAAGATCTTGTTCGGCAGGAGCGCAACGAGGCCCCCACCGAGGTCATGGACGCGGATGATCCACTTTTTCTGATGTACACTTCCGGCACCACTGGCAAACCCAAGGGGATTGTCCATTCCCATGCGGGATATATGGTGGGCGTGAATCGGACACTGACCACGGTGTTCGACATCAAGCCGACAGATATTTTTTGGTGTACCGCTGATCCGGGCTGGGTCACTGGACACAGTGCCGGGGTCTATGGGCCGCTTATGGCTGGCACGACCTCCGTCATGTACGAAGGTCATCCCAACTATCCGCAGGCAGATAGGCTTTGGTCCATTGTGGCGAAATATGGGGTGACAACTTTCTACACTGCGCCGACCATGATTCGTATGCTTATGCGGTTTGGTGCTCAGTATCCCAAGCAGCACGATCTTTCCAGCTTGCGTCTTCTCGGTTCCGTGGGTGAGCCAATATCCCCGGAAGCATGGACGTGGCTCTACAAGAATATTGGACGCTCCGAATGCCCGGTGCTCGACACATGGTGGCAGACCGAGACTGGTATGTTCATGATCGCGCCTATGCCGATATCCCTGCTCAAACCCGGCTCCGTGACCAAACCTCTTCCCGGCGTGGAGTGTGATGTCGTGGATCGTGACGGTAACCCTGTGCCTCCCGGTAAAGGTGGGTTGTTGGTTGTGACCAAGCCGTGGCCTGCCATGATGACGGGCTATTGGAATGATGACGAAGCTTTCAAGGAATGTTGGGAAAAGATTCCCGGTGTTTATTATGCCGGTGATGTGGCCAAGAAGGACGAGGACGGGTATTTTTGGATTCAGGGTCGGGCCGATGATGTCATCAACATTGCCGGGCATCGCATAGGTTCAGCCGAGCTTGAAGCCGCTTTTGGTATGCATCGTGCCGTGTCTGAATGTGCTGTTATAGGTGTGCCTGACAAAATCAAGGGCGAGGCTGCCAAGGCATTCATCCAGATTAATGACGACTTTGATCCTGACGACGATCTTATCAAGGATCTTAAGCGGACCATTCGTAACGAACTTGGTCCCGTTGCCGTGATCAAGTCTATCGAGTTCCGTGATAAGTTACCCAAGACCCGATCCGGCAAAATTATGCGCCGAGTGCTCAAG
This genomic window contains:
- a CDS encoding TAXI family TRAP transporter solute-binding subunit — protein: MKNPYLAKFIKMLKSHLLMSVIIYGLAAGVLAGALWFAFQFVDPLPPSKVTIVSGGPGGAYHGYAKQYAAFFAKHGYELEIIQTNGSMDNLARISDPEIDVQAALMQGGITTPEEHPTLQSLGSLYYEPVWLFHKKHFKIKTLADLKGHTIAVGTKGSGTNHLVTTLLDENEVTIEDAKLVEAGASAAIPLLMKGKIDALVTIAGIDSKAVNELIHARKKIALYSFQRAETYARTHHYLKKLTLPQGGIDLVENLPSKDISLLAPSANLVVREDLHPAIKYLFLLAADSVHSKGDMFARPDTFPNDESVLFPLSSEAVNFYKSGPPFLMRYLPFQLAITVERLKILLIPLLTLLFPLFKITPPAYRWQIRRRIFKWYKHLKKLDMEAYEMKNTEDAQKMLAQLERMDRKVLETSVPLSYTDYIYSLRLHIRMIEDRLKKVIEEDTDASA
- the acs gene encoding acetate--CoA ligase, producing MDQSGTVDSLLQEERVFRPLPQLVIEANVNPQELEAAHKFARMDSLGYWEEAADELDWFKKWDQVLDDKDAPFYRWFPGARCNIVYNALDRHIETANKNKLALIWEGEPGDQRKYTYFELYREVNRFANALRSLGIRKGDRVVIYMPPLPETIVAMLAAAKIGAIHSVVFAGFSAKALRQRINDAQAKLLITADGFYRNGQIVNLKETADEALVGACADCVDSMVVVRRCNLSVDMMDGRDFQYEDLVRQERNEAPTEVMDADDPLFLMYTSGTTGKPKGIVHSHAGYMVGVNRTLTTVFDIKPTDIFWCTADPGWVTGHSAGVYGPLMAGTTSVMYEGHPNYPQADRLWSIVAKYGVTTFYTAPTMIRMLMRFGAQYPKQHDLSSLRLLGSVGEPISPEAWTWLYKNIGRSECPVLDTWWQTETGMFMIAPMPISLLKPGSVTKPLPGVECDVVDRDGNPVPPGKGGLLVVTKPWPAMMTGYWNDDEAFKECWEKIPGVYYAGDVAKKDEDGYFWIQGRADDVINIAGHRIGSAELEAAFGMHRAVSECAVIGVPDKIKGEAAKAFIQINDDFDPDDDLIKDLKRTIRNELGPVAVIKSIEFRDKLPKTRSGKIMRRVLKAEESGHEIGDLTGLEED
- a CDS encoding LytR/AlgR family response regulator transcription factor; amino-acid sequence: MPKLKTLLIHPDPEVRTALRDVLDEVPFIQVLGEAVTAFEAMEMLESIPYGVFFLGIDLPGGASGIEMAQMLGGRKNKPALVFISDSEGQAYSAFELGATDYLLWPPAPGRMARTMDRLQTFKTRFREVPPPEPRMDEADDVPDEGNEQTVKLPLPEDEQDSFLAALKAAWDQTANRRPEIDKLAVSQDGRTILIPYDQIIFVEAFEDYSYVHTANQKFLSSHRLKNLEDRLGPHRFFRVHRKYLVNLDMVTEIASMPGSNFMLRTAGRTRIELPISRRRIAELKKIIGL